Genomic window (Leptotrichia sp. oral taxon 212):
TATTGTTATTACATCTATAGCTTTCCCTTCATAAAATGCAAGACCTGTTGAAGAAAGACCTTCAAAAATTATCAGGATAACTGTAAAAATTATTGAATATGTCGATGGAATAAGTATTTTTTTTGTATTTTTATTCATTTAATTTAAAACTCCTAAGTTATATAAATTTCTTGAATTCTGCTATACGGACCTCCGTAAGAGACTCTCAAATGATTCTGTCCTTTTTTATTACAACCTCCTAAAGTAGTATTAAAAAATTCAACTTTATTTGAAATCATATCTATATTTTTAAATATATCTAAAATATTACATATTATTTTTTCCGCTATAACCGGATTTGTAATTTTCCCATTTTCTATCAAATATGCTCTGTGTAAATTTAGATAAACTTTATCATTTTTTATATATGCATTTCTAAAATCTTCAATGTATACTCCTTTTTCAATATTTTTGAAAAGATCGTAAGGCGAATTATTTCCTGCTTTCATATAAGTTGTTCGAAGCCTGACTATGGGAATATCAGTTAATCTTTTTGCTCTTGCATTTCCTGTCAAAATATGATTTCTCAAAATTCCACTTTTCATATCAGTCAAATAACTATTTATAACCCCATTTTTTACAATATTCACTGAAATACTGTCAACTCCTTCATCATCAAAAGGTAAGTATCCTGAACCCATTATATCTCCACTGTCTACAATATTAATGAAATCCTTTGCAATTTTAGTTCCGATAATCCATTCATAATATTTATTTTCATTATCAATTTCACTCAAATGACCAAAACATTCATGAACGATAAGTCCTGTAGCATAAGGAGAAAAAATACATGTACTGACTTTCTTGTTTATTTTATTAGCATATTTGCTGAATAAAATATCTTTCTTTATTTCAAATTCTATATTTTTTAAAACAGAATCCAAAGCTTCGGTTCCAATATCATAATATGTAATCAGTTCTTCTCTAAGTTTTTCTTTCAAAGTATAACTTATAATTATCTCACTTTCATATAATATATAACTTTTATCACTTCCATAAGAATTAAAAAAATTTTTATATTCATAAGAATTTCTGTAACAAATTTCAAAATTAACAATTTCATCTATTCTTCCAATAATTTCAACTATTTTTAATAATATATTTTTTTTCATTTCAATATTATTGAATGAAAAAAAGATACTCTTCTTGTTATATTGTCTTATATTTTCAGAATAATATTTCAGAAAAAAAGAATTTAAAAAATTATATTTTTTCAGTTCTAATTCAACTTCTTTTGATCTTATTTTTTTGTTATTTTTTATATTTTTTACAATCCAATCTTTTCCATCTGTTTTTCTTTCTCTTATTTCTCTAATACCTGTGTTATTGAAAATAAATTCTTTTTTTCGATTAACAATTAAATCTTCGATATATTTATCATATTGTAATATGTCAGAATAGGCTTCTCTCAATTTCAACACTTTATGAAACACTTTTTTATTTATTTTTTTGGAGAATAATCAACAACTATTTATTTCATTCTATCAGTTTATAAATAGAAATACAATAATTAATTTTTATTTGAATTTTAAAGTATAAAATACTCAAATGAAAAATAAAATGCAATCAAATTCTTTTTTTCTTATTTTCCTTTTTGCTACATTTTCTTTTCTATTTGTGCTGAAGTTTAAATAATTTATTATATTTTAAAATTTATAATTCTTTATATTTTTTCTGTCGATTTATTTTTAAAGTAAAAATTCTGTCTTATATTTCTATTCTTTTAAAAATATGATTAATATTAAGTCCATCTTTTTTTCAATACAGCCTTTATCCAACCTGTAAATAACGGATGAGGTTTTGTCGGTCTGCTTTTAAATTCAGGATGATACTGGACTGCAAGAAAATAAGGATGTTCTTTAATTTCAATTACTTCCACATAATTTCCGTCAGGCGATAATCCTACTATGTCCATTCCCGCCTGTTCAAATTCATTTTTATAGGCTCTATAATATATATGGGGGTGGAAAAAGAAATAAAAAAACTATATTTTAAATTATCTAAATTGCAAAATTTAAATAATTGAAGAAATATAGTTTTTTTGTTACACTTTGTATGGTTTAGCTCAAATTATATTAGATTTCTTTAAGGTAAGCATTTAACATCCACAGATTTTTTTCATAGTTAGATATGTATTCATCTACCATTGCTGATGTTCCATAGTCATTTTCTTCATCTGCAGCTACTTTAATTTCTTTTACAAGGTTTAGCATACCTTCAAATTCAGCTTTTACAGAAACTAAAACTTCATGTACTCCGATTTCTTTATTTTCAGCTTCTTTAATTGTAGTTAATTCTAAATAATCCTTTAATGTACCGTACGGTCTTCCTCCGATTGAAAGTATTCTTTCAGCTACATCATCTATCTGTCCGTTAAGGTCATCATAGAATTCTTCTAATTTACTGTGGATAGTAAAGAATCCTTTACCTGCTACGTTCCAGTGATAATTTTGTACCTTTCTGTATAACACGTTTAGATTTATTAGATATAAGTTTAATTTTTCTACTGTTTTACTCATTGTAATTACCTCCTAAATAAAATTATTTCATTTTTATAACAAATACAATCGATTTCTTTTTTGTATTAATTACAAATTTATTATAATATAAAATATAAAAGATGTCAATACTTTTTTGCAAAAAATGAAAAAAGTTTTATTATGACCAGTAAAATAGTCAATGAAACAATAATCGAAGGTCCTGATGGAATATTGAAGATGTATGAAAAATACAGTCCAAACAGAATCCCGAGAAAGGAAAAAAATACAGATAAAAACAGTATTGACGAATATTTCCTTGCAATAATCGAAGCAGTAGCCTGGGGTATTGTAAGGATTGAGATTATCAGTATGATTCCTATTGTTTTTATATTTATGATAATGGCAGAAGAAACAAGTATAATCATAAAATAATTTATGAAGGTAACAGGTATGCCATATATTCTATAAAAATTTTCATCAAAGCTTGAATAAACTATACCTTTATAAAATACAATGAAAAAAATTATCGTTATGCTGTTCAGACCAACCAGTAAAATTATATTCAGTTTATTTGATAAAAGTATATTTCCAAAAAGGTAGGTAGACATGTCAGCCTGATATCCAGGAGTCATAAAGGAAAAAATAATTCCCACTGCCATTCCAAGAGACATCATAATACCAATACCAAGGTCACTGTCTACATTAAAGAAATCTTTTAAAACAAGTATCAGTATACCTGAAAAGATTGAAAATATCAGTCCAAAAATTAATGGATCTTTTACTTCCAGCCTAAAAAAGTAAATTAAAAATATTCCAATTCCAATTCCTCCGTAGGAAGCATGACTGATGCTTGACGATATAAAAACCATTTTTTTATTAACAATGTATGTTCCGATTATACCGCAGCATATACTTGAGAGTAAGCCGACAATCAGTGCATTCTGCATGAAGGAATATTTAAAAATTTCCAAAAAGTTCATTTTTCCCCCTCTTAATGTCTATGTGTATGTTTTTTATAGTATTCTTCTTTATTTCTGAAGATTTTTATATTATTTTCCACAACAAATATAGTATCAATATAGTTATATATTTTCTCCATTTCGTGGGAAATAATAACAAGTGTAGAATCTGAAAGCCGTTTTATCTTTTCAAACAGCTGATATTCAAATTTCTGGTCGAGAAAAGATTCAGGCTCATCCAGAAAAATAATATCAGGGGAAGAAATAAGAGCCCTCGCAATTAAAGCCCTTTGAAGCTGACCTCCTGAAACTTCGCTTATAAGTTTATTTTTTAGGTTATCAATTCCAAATTCCTTTAAAAGAGCTTCGGTGTTTTCCTTTTCCTCCTTGTTAAACCTACGGAAAAGATTCTTTCTGCTTGCCAGTCCGGATATTACAAGGTCAAAAATATTAATCGGAAAGGAAGCATCGAATTCTCTTATTTGAGGAAGATAACCTATTTTGTTTTTATTAATAAAGAATTCCACACTTCCTGAATTTTTCTTTAAAAATCCAAGTATCACTTTAACAAGTGTAGATTTTCCACCACCATTTCTACCTAAAATGGCTACATTTTCTCCTTTTATAATATCAAAATTAATATCAGAGAGAATGATTTCCTTATTATATTTAAAATTTAAGTTTCTTACGCTAATCAGTTTTTCCTGGGAATTATTCATTTACATCCTTTCCGTTATAATAGTGTCAGTTATTTCTGTTTCTGAAGTTTTTAGTCAAGATAATCTACAAATTGATTTAAGTTTTCAAATACATTTTCCTTGTCAACGTTAAATTCCACAATTTTAGCATTTGGAATTTCTTTAGCGATTATTTCTATGCTCTGTTTAGGGAACTGTGGTTGAACAAGTATTGTAGTTATATTGTGCTCCTTAGCTTCATCTATTATTTCTTTAATTTGCTGTGCTGTTGGTTCTTTTCCTTCATATTCCACTGAAACTTCCTCCACATTGTAATCTTTTATAAAGTAGTTCAGTGCAGGGTGGTAAATCATGTAGGCTTTCTTTGTTTTAGAAGTCATTTTCTTATCGAGCTCTTCTTTTACTTTTGCAAGTTCTTCTAAAAAGGCGTTGTAATTTTTTTCAAAAACATCTTTTTTATCAGGATAAGCCTTAACCAGTTTATTTTTTATTTCCAGAGCTACTGAAGGCATCAGCTTTAATGAAAACCATACATGTGGATCTATTTCCCCATGTTCGTCGTGTTCATCATGGTCATCATGTTTATCCTTGTCTTTGTGATGTTCATGCTCTTCTTTTTCATCTTCATGATGATGGTGATGTCCTTTAAGAAGCAGTGCAGGGTCAGCAGCACTGAGGACATTTACAGTTTTATCAGAATTATTAAGACTTTCAGATATCTTCTTTTCAAATCCCAGAAGATTATATGTGAAAAATAATTTTGAGTTTTCCAGTTTTTTAAGATCATCCGGTTTTGGCTCAAACAGTTCGTGGTTTGCATTAGGTGGAACAATTGCAATTACATCGTAGTTGTCACCGGCAATTTTTTGAACGAGCCATTTAAGCGGAGCTGTGCTTGCCACAAGTGTTTCCTTGCTTTCAGTTGCAGTGTTTTCAGTTTTTCCATTTTCTTTTGAAGTTTTTTCTCCTTCATTTTTTCCACATGACAGGAAAAGTACTCCTAAAAGTAGAATAGTTAGCAGTTTTTTCATGTTTCCTCCTTAAATAAGTATATTTTTTATAGTATTATGAAATATTTACTATTATGACAAAATTTTATAATAAAAAATAATAATTGTCAACGAAAAACAAAATTTTTATTAAACTATTATAAAAACATATGATTAATTAAACATGTATAGAACACTTAAATAAGAAAAAATATATATCTATAATTTTTAAACTATAACAAATATAAAAATTATAAAAACTTTAAAAGGTTATTTTTGTGATTGAAATTAATCTATTTAAGAGAATTATACACCATTTGATAAAATTTTAAAAGAAAAATAAAAATTGGAGCAGATACGTAAATATATATTAGCATTAATAGAAAAATATGGTATAATAAACAATAAAAGAAAAAATGTATGATGTAGAAAAAAATATTAAATAAAGGGTTTTAATACACTTGACTACTTTCAATAATTAAAAATATTACAGAATATCAAAATAAATATTATAATGGAGAAATAATATATATGGGGAAAAATACAGAAATAATTTTCATAAGACATGGAGAAACAGATTTTAATAGAGCAAGACTTTATTTTGGTCATTTAGATCCTGATTTAAATAAAACTGGAGTAGAACAGCTCAGAAAAACAAAAATTCTTTTTGAAAAAAGAGAAAAAATGCCGGATGTTGTATTTTCAAGTGATTTGAAGAGATGCAGTCAAAGCATGGAAATACTTGAAATAGATGAAGAAATTGAAAAAAATCTTACTGAAGACCTCAGGGAAATAAATTTTGGAATATTTGAAGGAAAAACTTATGAAGAAATAAAAAGCGAGTATCCTGAGAAAGTGGAGAAAATGATAAATGACTGGAGAAATTTTAAAGCGGATAAAGGAGAAAGCATCAATGAAATGATGTTAAGAGTAGCTGAAAAAATGGATAAAATAATAAATCAACATAGAAACAAAAAGATTCTGGTTGTAGCTCATGCCGGAGTTATACAGGCTCTGACAAGTTATTATCTTTTTGGAAATCTGGATGGATATTGGAAATTCAAAATAAACAACGGATCCATTACAAAGCTTCACGTAATGGAAGATGGCTATACTTATTTCGAATATATTAATTTGACATAATAGATGAAAATATTGAAAAGTAAGGAGTACCATTTATGCTGATAAATGAAAATATAGGAGCAGTTATATCCAATGCTGATACCATAGAAATAAAATTTTCAGATAATGATGGATTAGATAAGGATCATATAAATAAAAATAACGACAGGGAATCTGAAGAAAAAATAAATGAAAACCGTAAAGAAGAGCTGGATTATTACATAAGAGAAGCTTTCAACCAAAATACAGGTCAAGGAGAAGGTTTTGACAGGGATTTTTCGGAAAAGTATTATTCAGAAGATGAATATGAGTTTTCAGATGACTATAATTTTGACGATGAATATGAATTTGAAGATGAATATCTGGCAGAAGAGACTGAAATGAATTTTGAAAATGAAATTTATGAAGGTGTGCTTGATTTTAATGAAAATGTCCATCATGAAAATGAAGATGAGGAAATAGCTAAAAAAAATATGGAAAATCTAAAGCCATATGATATTTATTCTGGAAGAGATGTCAGATATGCAGAATGGGATATGTTAAATGATTATATCGCCCCTCCTGACGGGAATATGAAAGACTGGAAACTGATTTCCAGAATTGGTTATTTCAGTAACCAGAATAACAGGCTTTCTTTTGAGGACAGAACCAGGGATAAAATTATAACGTTAATGAATACGGCAGGAATAGGCATATATGCAAGTAATGTAACTGAAGAAGGGAATGTTGTTTTTGAAATGATGCCTATAACTGATTTTAACAGCAGTTTAAAAATAAATGAAAAAAAGATATGATGATTGCAAATTTTAAAAAAAATGTGATAGAATAGCAGTTAGGAAAATAAACTTTAAAAAGATACTGTAGAAAAAGAAAGAAGGAAAAATGAAAATAGTAATAGTTGGTGCAGGAGTTGTAGGAGAGGCCTTGTGCAGTGAATTGTCAGAAATAAATAATGATGTCATTCTTATAGAAAAGGAAGAGGATATTTTAAATAAAGTTATCGAGAAGAATGATATAACAGGATTGGCAGGAAACGGAGCTTCCTATGAAAATCTTCTGGAGGCGGGAGTTGATTCTGCTGACATTTTTATTGCGGTGACTGAAGCTGATGAACTGAACATTATTTCGTGCATTATGGCAAAGAAGCTTGGTGCAAAATATACCATTGCAAGGGTAAGAAATCCTGAGTATACTACAAACATGCGTTTTGTGAGGGAAGAACTTGGAATTTCAATGATGATAAATCCTGAAGAGGAAGCAGCAAAAACAATAATGAATACCCTGAAATTCCCAAATGCTGAAAGTGTGGATACATTTTTCTCAAACAGGGCAAATATACTGGAACTTGTAATTGAGAAAGATAGCCAGTTATCAGGAATGCAGCTGAAGAATATGGACAGTCGTTCAGAAGACAAGGTAATAATATGTATTGTGGAAAGAGGAAAAGAAATAATAATACCTACTGGAGATTTTATACTTGCAGAAAATGATACTATCTATGTAACGGGAACAAATGATGCTGTAACAAATTTTTATGATAAAATGGGATATAAAAAAAATAAAGATATAAAATCTGTTATGTTGATTGGTGGTGGAACATTATCCCATTATTTGCTGAAAAAACTTATAAGAAGAAAAAAACAGGTTAAAGTTATAGAAGAAGAAAGGGAAACAGCAAAGAAATTAAGTAACAGCTATCTTAATGCCATAGTTGTAAAAGGAGATGAAACAGATCAGGAACTTCTGCTTAATGAAGGAATTGAAAAATATGATGCAGTTATTGCAGCAACTGACAATGATGAGGAAAATATGGTATTATCAATGTTTGCAAAGTCTGTAAGTTCAGGAAAAATTATAACTCAGATGAACAGGACGCTTCTGCTTCCTCTTCTTGAAAAGTATGAGTTCTGTACACCTATTGTTCCTAAAAAAGTAATTTCAGATATAATTATAAGAGTGGTAAGATCAAAAATGAACATAAAAGGTTCAAAAATGAATACTCTTCACAGATTTGGAGATAACAGAGTTGAGGCAATAGTTTTTGAAATTAACGAGAAAAGCAAATCTATAGGAATACCATTAAAAGATCTTGAAATATTACCAGAAGTCATAATAGCGGGAATTCTGAGGAGAGAAGAGCTGACATATCCTGGAGGAAATGATACGATAGAAGTTAATGATAAAGTAATGATAATAACAACAAGAAAAGGAGTAGAAGATTTTGATGATATTTTAAGATAGGAATTTTTTTGGTGTAGTTATCTTAAAATAGAAAAATTAGGAGAAAAAGATGAATAAAAGAATGATAGGTTTTGTAATTGGAAGACTTCTTTTATTGGAAGCAATGTTAATGCTACTTCCTCTAGGAGTCAGTTTTATTTATGGGGAATCATTGAAATACAAAGGAACTTATTTCGGTGTAATAATGCTATTGATAGCCATAGGACTTATACTTTCCTTTAAAAGTCCTAAAGATATGTCAATACAGGGAAGAGAGGGTTTTGTTATAGTTGCACTGTCATGGATATTAATGTCAGCATTTGGAGCATTACCATTTGTTATAACAGGAGAAATTCCTTCCTTCATAGATGCTTTTTTTGAAACAGTAAGCGGTTTTACTACAACAGGATCGAGTATTATAACAGATTTGAGTGTGATAAGCCATTCAAATTTGTTCTGGAGAAGTTTTACACACTTTGTGGGAGGAATGGGAGTACTTGTACTTGTACTTGCGATATTTCCAAAACATTCTCCTGGTTCAGTCCATGTGATGAAGGCGGAAGTGCCAGGTCCGACATTTGGAAAACTCGTTTCAAAGCTATCTGCTACAGCAAGAGTTCTTTACAAAATTTATCTTGTAATGACAATAGTGGTAATTATACTGCTTATGTTTGGAGGACTTGACTGGTTTGAATCTTCTCTTCTTGCCTTTGGTACAGCAGGAACAGGAGGATTTGGAGTAAGAAATGGAAGCATACTTCCTTATAACAGTGCATATGTTGACATTGTACTTGCTGTTGGAATGCTTGTTTTTGGAGTAAATTTTAATATATATTATTTTATACTGATAGGAAAAGTAAAGGAAGCAGTACGTAATGAAGAACTGAAATACTATCTGATAATAGTGGCTACTGCAGTAATTCTTATATTTATAAATATAAGTTCAACTTATAAATCAATGTGGCATGGATTAAGGGACATAGTTTTTACAGTTTCTTCAGTAATTACAACAACAGGTTTTTCTACTGCAGATTTTGGGAAATGGCCTGTATTTTCACAGACCATACTTCTGCTGCTTATGTTTTTTGGTGCCTGTGCCGGATCAACAGCGGGAGGGCTGAAAATCTCAAGAGTTATAATGATGACTAAGATGTTTTTTGCAGAAATAAAACAGATGATAAGTCCTAACAGAATAGTTTCTATAAAATATGAGGATAAGCCGCTTGATTCAAGGGTAAAAAAAGGAGTTGCAAACTATTTCATAGTATATATGGGAATATTTACAGTACTTCTTTTAGTAGTTTCAATAACAACTGATGATTTTCTGACGGCTTTTAGTGCAGTTGCGGCAACATTTAATAATATAGGTCCGGGACTTGGGAAAGTAGGACCTGCATTCAGTTTTGCCGATATGACAGATTTATCAAAAATATTTTTAAGTTTTGGAATGCTTGCAGGAAGGCTTGAACTGTTTCCTATGCTGATACTGTTTGCACCTGGAACATGGAAAATTAAATAAAAAATGAACAAAATTCTGCTTTAAATTTAAAAGATTTTTTAAAATTGTATGTTGAAAAGATATTTAAAAACAGCACCTCCTATCTTAAATTTGAGATTGAAGGTGCTGTTTTATCTATTTTCTGAATGTAATACAATAAAATCTGTTATTCCATAAAAAGTCTGTCTTCTTTTCTTTTACACTTTCAGGTATGCATTCCTGAATTTCACTTAAATCAAAATCTGTATTCCTGTAGTAATTTTTTGTAAAAATACTTTTCTTATATTGAGTTCCGATAAAATCTGCGGTTTCATCTGCTATCATTATTTTTGAACCAGGTTTTGATACACGAATCATTTCTTTTATAGCCAGAGCCTTATCAGTAAAAAAATTAATTCCTCCTACATGAAAAACAATATCAAAAGCATTGTCTTTAAAAGGTAGATCTTCTGCACAGCAATTTACTAATGTGAGGTTTGTTCTTTTTTTCCAGATTGAATGACATTTTTTTAACATGCCATAAGAAATGTCTACTCCTGTAAAGTCTAAAGATTTTAAATTGATATCATGTGGAATAAAATTTAAATCCTTTCCAGTGCCAATGGAAACATACAAAACAGAAATACCATTTTTCCATTCCAGATGTTCCATAAGATTTTTTCTCATTTCAGAAATTGTATTCCCATATCTGAGCAGTCCTATCCATTTTTCACCAAAATCATACCAGAACGATAATTTATCATACATATTCATATATTTTTTATTATCTCCTGAAAGATAATCCCTGTTTACATATGAAAAAATTTTTTCTTCTCCTTTTAAGCTTTCAATATTGATATTTTCTTTCAATTTTTTCAGAAATTTTTCCTCATTGGTTATTATCATAGCATTCTCCTTTAATTTTTTATTATATAAATTCAGATTTATTTATAATAATTTTTTTGAATTAAGTAGATGATTACTATATAAATAAAAAAATAGATATTATTTTTAAGCTTTATTTTAAGATATTATGATTATATTATATATTATTTTTATGAAAAAAAAAGAGCATTTTATTTTACAATCTATCATATCATGAAATATAAAGTAAAAAAAGTATTGCTGTAGAATTATTGATAAATATAAGTATAAACATATCTTTTTTAAAAAAGTGAAAAAAGACTGTAAAAAAATAAAAACTTTTTTAACCAAAGTAAAAAAAGTTGGGTATACTTGTATTAATATAGACAGGTGAGGTACCTACATACTGATAGGAGAATGTTAGAAAAATTAAGGAGGAGAAGGGAATGAAAGATTTAAAGGAAAAATTCCTGAAGTTATTTGGTATAAAGCATGAAAAGGAATTCTTTTCACCGGGAAGAGTAAATTTGATAGGAGAGCATACAGACTACAATGGAGGTAATGTATTTCCATGTGCAATAGATAAAGGAACCTATGCCCTGGTAAGGAGAAGGGATGACAATAAATTCAGAATGTACTCGGAAAATTTTGCTGAACTCGGAATAATAGAATTTACTCTGGATAAACTGGTAAATGAAAAGGAGCACAGATGGGTAAATTATCCTAAAGGAGTAGTTAAAATGTTTGTTGATGCAGGGCAGAAAGTAGAAAGCGGATTTGATATTCTTTTTTACGGGAATATTCCAAATGGTGCAGGACTTTCTTCATCAGCATCGATAGAGATTCTAACAGCAGTAGTTTTAAAAGAACTGTTTAATCTGGATATTGATATGATAGAAATGGTTAAAATCGGTCAGAAAACGGAAAATCTGTTTATAGGAGTAAACTCAGGAATAATGGATCAGTTTGCAGTGGGAATGGGTAAAAAGGATTATGCCATTCTTCTTGACTGCAATACGCTGAAGTATGAGTATGTTCCTGTAATACTGGAAAATGAAGTAATAGTCATTTCAAATACAAATAAGAGAAGGGGACTTGCAGATTCTAAATATAACGAAAGAAGAAGCGAGTGCGAAAAGGCTCTGGAAGAACTTCAGACAAAATTGAATATAAAGGCATTGGGAGAACTTTCCATTGAAGAATTTGAAGCAAATAAGGAGCTTATTTCAAATGAGGTAAACAGAAAAAGAGCAAAACACGCAGTTTATGAAAATCAGAGAACATTGAAGGCCCAGAAGGAACTTTCAAAAGGTAATCTGGAAGAGTTTGGTAAACTTATGAACCAGTCACATGAGTCTTTAAGGGATGATTATGAAGTGACAGGAGTGGAACTGGATACATTAGTAGAACTTGCATGGAAAGAAGATGGCGTAATAGGTTCAAGAATGACAGGTGCAGGCTTTGGTGGATGTACTGTAAGCATTGTGAAAAAGGATAAAGTAGATGATTTTATAAAAAATGTCGGAAAAAAATATAAAGATAAGATAGGTTATGATGCTGACTTTTATGTAGTTGAAGTCAGCGAAGGAGCAGGAAGACTGTAAAAGGGAGTAATAGCC
Coding sequences:
- a CDS encoding TrkH family potassium uptake protein — its product is MNKRMIGFVIGRLLLLEAMLMLLPLGVSFIYGESLKYKGTYFGVIMLLIAIGLILSFKSPKDMSIQGREGFVIVALSWILMSAFGALPFVITGEIPSFIDAFFETVSGFTTTGSSIITDLSVISHSNLFWRSFTHFVGGMGVLVLVLAIFPKHSPGSVHVMKAEVPGPTFGKLVSKLSATARVLYKIYLVMTIVVIILLMFGGLDWFESSLLAFGTAGTGGFGVRNGSILPYNSAYVDIVLAVGMLVFGVNFNIYYFILIGKVKEAVRNEELKYYLIIVATAVILIFINISSTYKSMWHGLRDIVFTVSSVITTTGFSTADFGKWPVFSQTILLLLMFFGACAGSTAGGLKISRVIMMTKMFFAEIKQMISPNRIVSIKYEDKPLDSRVKKGVANYFIVYMGIFTVLLLVVSITTDDFLTAFSAVAATFNNIGPGLGKVGPAFSFADMTDLSKIFLSFGMLAGRLELFPMLILFAPGTWKIK
- a CDS encoding TldD/PmbA family protein, coding for MLKLREAYSDILQYDKYIEDLIVNRKKEFIFNNTGIREIRERKTDGKDWIVKNIKNNKKIRSKEVELELKKYNFLNSFFLKYYSENIRQYNKKSIFFSFNNIEMKKNILLKIVEIIGRIDEIVNFEICYRNSYEYKNFFNSYGSDKSYILYESEIIISYTLKEKLREELITYYDIGTEALDSVLKNIEFEIKKDILFSKYANKINKKVSTCIFSPYATGLIVHECFGHLSEIDNENKYYEWIIGTKIAKDFINIVDSGDIMGSGYLPFDDEGVDSISVNIVKNGVINSYLTDMKSGILRNHILTGNARAKRLTDIPIVRLRTTYMKAGNNSPYDLFKNIEKGVYIEDFRNAYIKNDKVYLNLHRAYLIENGKITNPVIAEKIICNILDIFKNIDMISNKVEFFNTTLGGCNKKGQNHLRVSYGGPYSRIQEIYIT
- the trkA gene encoding Trk system potassium transporter TrkA, whose protein sequence is MKIVIVGAGVVGEALCSELSEINNDVILIEKEEDILNKVIEKNDITGLAGNGASYENLLEAGVDSADIFIAVTEADELNIISCIMAKKLGAKYTIARVRNPEYTTNMRFVREELGISMMINPEEEAAKTIMNTLKFPNAESVDTFFSNRANILELVIEKDSQLSGMQLKNMDSRSEDKVIICIVERGKEIIIPTGDFILAENDTIYVTGTNDAVTNFYDKMGYKKNKDIKSVMLIGGGTLSHYLLKKLIRRKKQVKVIEEERETAKKLSNSYLNAIVVKGDETDQELLLNEGIEKYDAVIAATDNDEENMVLSMFAKSVSSGKIITQMNRTLLLPLLEKYEFCTPIVPKKVISDIIIRVVRSKMNIKGSKMNTLHRFGDNRVEAIVFEINEKSKSIGIPLKDLEILPEVIIAGILRREELTYPGGNDTIEVNDKVMIITTRKGVEDFDDILR
- a CDS encoding Dps family protein, whose protein sequence is MSKTVEKLNLYLINLNVLYRKVQNYHWNVAGKGFFTIHSKLEEFYDDLNGQIDDVAERILSIGGRPYGTLKDYLELTTIKEAENKEIGVHEVLVSVKAEFEGMLNLVKEIKVAADEENDYGTSAMVDEYISNYEKNLWMLNAYLKEI
- a CDS encoding histidine phosphatase family protein produces the protein MGKNTEIIFIRHGETDFNRARLYFGHLDPDLNKTGVEQLRKTKILFEKREKMPDVVFSSDLKRCSQSMEILEIDEEIEKNLTEDLREINFGIFEGKTYEEIKSEYPEKVEKMINDWRNFKADKGESINEMMLRVAEKMDKIINQHRNKKILVVAHAGVIQALTSYYLFGNLDGYWKFKINNGSITKLHVMEDGYTYFEYINLT
- a CDS encoding metal ABC transporter permease → MNFLEIFKYSFMQNALIVGLLSSICCGIIGTYIVNKKMVFISSSISHASYGGIGIGIFLIYFFRLEVKDPLIFGLIFSIFSGILILVLKDFFNVDSDLGIGIMMSLGMAVGIIFSFMTPGYQADMSTYLFGNILLSNKLNIILLVGLNSITIIFFIVFYKGIVYSSFDENFYRIYGIPVTFINYFMIILVSSAIIINIKTIGIILIISILTIPQATASIIARKYSSILFLSVFFSFLGILFGLYFSYIFNIPSGPSIIVSLTILLVIIKLFSFFAKKY
- a CDS encoding metal ABC transporter solute-binding protein, Zn/Mn family, which encodes MKKLLTILLLGVLFLSCGKNEGEKTSKENGKTENTATESKETLVASTAPLKWLVQKIAGDNYDVIAIVPPNANHELFEPKPDDLKKLENSKLFFTYNLLGFEKKISESLNNSDKTVNVLSAADPALLLKGHHHHHEDEKEEHEHHKDKDKHDDHDEHDEHGEIDPHVWFSLKLMPSVALEIKNKLVKAYPDKKDVFEKNYNAFLEELAKVKEELDKKMTSKTKKAYMIYHPALNYFIKDYNVEEVSVEYEGKEPTAQQIKEIIDEAKEHNITTILVQPQFPKQSIEIIAKEIPNAKIVEFNVDKENVFENLNQFVDYLD
- a CDS encoding metal ABC transporter ATP-binding protein, producing the protein MNNSQEKLISVRNLNFKYNKEIILSDINFDIIKGENVAILGRNGGGKSTLVKVILGFLKKNSGSVEFFINKNKIGYLPQIREFDASFPINIFDLVISGLASRKNLFRRFNKEEKENTEALLKEFGIDNLKNKLISEVSGGQLQRALIARALISSPDIIFLDEPESFLDQKFEYQLFEKIKRLSDSTLVIISHEMEKIYNYIDTIFVVENNIKIFRNKEEYYKKHTHRH
- a CDS encoding class I SAM-dependent methyltransferase gives rise to the protein MIITNEEKFLKKLKENINIESLKGEEKIFSYVNRDYLSGDNKKYMNMYDKLSFWYDFGEKWIGLLRYGNTISEMRKNLMEHLEWKNGISVLYVSIGTGKDLNFIPHDINLKSLDFTGVDISYGMLKKCHSIWKKRTNLTLVNCCAEDLPFKDNAFDIVFHVGGINFFTDKALAIKEMIRVSKPGSKIMIADETADFIGTQYKKSIFTKNYYRNTDFDLSEIQECIPESVKEKKTDFLWNNRFYCITFRK